One genomic region from Aureibacillus halotolerans encodes:
- a CDS encoding restriction endonuclease subunit S, with protein sequence MVKKNKTIDELFEEALVPEEEQSYRVPDNWVWTSNKHILNKMISVNPNNFNEAYFCYIDVEAIDNKCQEVRSPKEIKSSEAPSRARRKVKKDDIVISLVRPYLRNIAKIKIDNKNLIASTAFYVCSVKKGILSDYLYYYLCSPLATKYLIDNTRGDNSPSVKSTDFEKMSVPLPSLNEQKRIAEKVERLLTKIEEAKQLIEEVKESFELRRAAILDKAFRGELTWEWRDEKKLANLYEVVDLVNIQNVRLEKFEKECSLVTKGKKKARYNKPVYFGEVKDEELNSLPVIPEEWKFSYLGNISEIVRGASPRPAGDPKYFGGNIPWITVAEITKDEGIYLEHVSAYLTEEGAKKSRHIQEETLVLTNSGATLGVPKILKISGCINDGSVAFIELTNVSKDYLYYFLQTQTKKLRSLKVGAAQPNLNTSIVNQIIIPLPSLKEQREIVRVIELLFEKEIKAEHYSTVNSILNDIKQSILSKAFKGELGTNDPLEENAIELLKEVLQQNEK encoded by the coding sequence ATGGTGAAGAAAAATAAAACAATAGATGAGTTGTTTGAAGAGGCACTGGTGCCGGAGGAAGAGCAATCTTATAGAGTTCCGGACAATTGGGTTTGGACAAGCAATAAACATATTCTAAATAAAATGATATCTGTTAACCCGAATAATTTCAATGAAGCCTATTTTTGTTATATTGATGTAGAAGCGATAGATAATAAATGCCAAGAAGTAAGAAGCCCTAAAGAAATAAAATCGAGTGAAGCACCAAGTAGAGCAAGAAGAAAAGTAAAAAAAGATGATATTGTTATTTCTCTAGTTAGACCTTACTTAAGAAATATAGCAAAAATAAAAATCGATAACAAAAACTTAATAGCTTCAACTGCCTTTTATGTATGTTCGGTGAAAAAAGGTATACTTTCAGATTATCTTTATTACTACCTCTGCTCTCCTTTAGCGACAAAATATCTCATTGATAATACAAGAGGTGACAACTCACCATCGGTAAAAAGTACTGATTTCGAGAAGATGTCTGTCCCGCTCCCATCACTCAACGAGCAAAAACGAATTGCCGAAAAGGTCGAGCGGCTTTTAACCAAAATTGAAGAAGCAAAGCAATTGATCGAAGAAGTCAAAGAATCTTTTGAACTTCGGAGGGCTGCTATTCTTGATAAAGCTTTTCGTGGGGAGTTGACGTGGGAGTGGCGAGATGAAAAGAAACTTGCGAATTTATATGAAGTAGTTGATTTAGTAAACATTCAAAATGTTAGATTGGAAAAATTTGAAAAAGAATGTAGTCTTGTAACGAAAGGTAAGAAAAAAGCGAGATACAATAAACCAGTGTATTTTGGAGAGGTGAAAGATGAAGAACTCAATTCTCTCCCTGTAATACCAGAAGAATGGAAGTTTAGTTATCTAGGGAATATCTCTGAAATTGTAAGAGGAGCCTCTCCCCGTCCGGCAGGCGACCCGAAATATTTTGGGGGTAATATACCTTGGATTACTGTTGCAGAGATTACTAAAGATGAAGGAATATATCTAGAACATGTATCTGCTTATCTAACTGAAGAAGGAGCAAAGAAAAGTAGACATATACAAGAAGAAACTCTAGTCTTAACAAATAGTGGCGCAACTCTTGGTGTACCTAAAATCTTAAAAATTTCTGGTTGTATAAATGACGGTTCTGTTGCATTTATTGAACTAACAAATGTCAGTAAAGATTATTTATATTACTTTCTGCAAACTCAAACAAAAAAATTAAGAAGTCTTAAAGTGGGTGCTGCACAACCGAACTTAAATACAAGTATCGTAAATCAAATTATTATTCCTTTACCTTCCTTAAAAGAACAAAGAGAAATAGTGAGAGTTATTGAATTGCTATTTGAAAAAGAAATCAAAGCCGAGCATTATAGTACTGTTAATTCCATTCTTAATGATATTAAACAATCCATCCTCTCCAAAGCCTTCAAAGGGGAACTTGGAACAAATGACCCATTAGAAGAGAACGCGATTGAATTGCTTAAGGAAGTACTTCAACAAAACGAAAAATAG